A section of the Humulus lupulus chromosome 2, drHumLupu1.1, whole genome shotgun sequence genome encodes:
- the LOC133819292 gene encoding uncharacterized protein LOC133819292 yields the protein MDRWDSEEGGGGSIHLQISDLNRLSDNISPVTTMFEPQNSIEKRDSSNANSGSTALPTVRAPEKKLTLFALRLAVLEKTATGLGTLGFIWATVVLLGGFAITLDKTDFWFITFILLIEGARIFSRSHELEWQHQATWSITDAGINSFRALKSSSTFLIGNIKAVFSPFFVAGKRGQCSREIAATGGGANAQNWNCQRKPTRRWTSSEVPLLPYARWVFVTKHISKLLYWLQVLSATACVVLSAMKLIKHNYGEVAKGDTDKRNRKAALTIFYALALAEALLFLMEKAYWEWKVTYCKLLDEVNKESELGGASGMVSIRRFFYDAYSRCVNGSIFDGLKMDMVTFAMDLLASNSPDEQLIGARILRQFSLNPHYSDDTLQKIGLNFPVIEKLVEMLNWSDPQEEESRKYAAEILSKLAGKKQNSLRVAGIPGAMESISSLLQTNRISGGAADEIGERNIICDHPNYEFWKFNHLGLLILKKLARDHDICGKIGNTRGLLPKIIDFTHAEEWLLKNDNAAASQILTVKRSLQVVKRLVSTTGTTGKLLRREISEVIFTVSNIRDILRYGEKQPMLQQLGIEILTSLALEEDATERIGGTGGVLKGLFNIFFKEGLPQNYEQVRTAAGEALAMLALESKNNCHRMLKLEVLERLVGALEVPLLRVNAARILRNLCTYSGENSFKQLKGVTAAAPTVIQAIMSGENKLQEVMVGLAAHVFKFMDSQESSQMFKRAGITEAELAYALVQILKKYQKPHVKIPRIRRFAIELAIWMMTNKASNVRIFKDLGLEKELECVLETTAELESFNMFSGTVGMSRHSTTIHSLVEAALNLLMED from the exons ATGGATCGTTGGGATTCTGAGGAGGGTGGTGGAGGAAGCATTCACCTGCAGATATCAGACCTCAACAGGCTGAGTGATAACATTAGTCCAGTCACAACAATGTTTGAGCCTCAAAATAGTATAGAGAAAAGGGACAGTAGCAATGCAAATTCTGGTTCTACAGCCTTACCAACAGTTCGAGCACCAGAAAAGAAGCTGACCCTTTTCGCTCTTCGCCTTGCTGTTCTTGAAAAAACAGCAACTGGCCTTGGAACACTTGGTTTCATCTGGGCAACAGTTGTTCTTCTTGGTGGTTTTGCCATTACTTTGGACAAGACTGACTTTTGGTTCATCACATTCATATTGTTGATTGAAGGAGCTAGAATATTTAGCCGTAGTCATGAGCTTGAGTGGCAACATCAGGCAACATGGTCCATAACTGATGCTGGAATCAACAGCTTTCGTGCTCTGAAGTCCAGCTCAACCTTCCTGATTGGGAACATCAAAGCAGTTTTCAGCCCCTTTTTTGTAGCTGGGAAAAGAGGCCAATGCAGTAGAGAAATAGCAGCAACTGGTGGTGGAGCTAATGCACAGAACTGGAATTGCCAAAGGAAACCAACTCGAAGATGGACAAGCTCAGAGGTGCCTCTACTACCATATGCCAGATGGGTTTTTGTTACAAAACATATCAGTAAGCTTCTTTATTGGCTTCAAGTTTTGTCAGCAACAGCTTGTGTTGTTCTCTCAGCAATGAAACTTATCAAACACAACTATGGTGAGGTAGCTAAAGGAGATACTGACAAGAGGAATAGAAAAGCTGCTTTGACTATTTTCTATGCCTTGGCCTTGGCTGAAGCTCTGTTGTTTCTGATGGAGAAAGCTTATTGGGAGTGGAAGGTCACCTACTGCAAGCTGCTTGATGAGGTAAACAAAGAGAGCGAATTGGGAGGAGCTTCTGGTATGGTTTCAATTAGGAGGTTCTTCTATGATGCCTATTCGAGATGCGTTAATGGAAGCATATTTGATGGTTTGAAGATGGACATGGTTACTTTTGCAATGGATCTTCTGGCTTCTAATTCCCCTGATGAGCAGCTCATTGGAGCGAGAATTCTTCGCCAATTTTCGCTGAATCCACACTACTCTGATGACACCTTGCAGAAGATTGGACTGAACTTTCCAGTTATTGAAAAACTAGTTGAGATGTTGAATTGGAGTGATCCACAAGAAGAAGAGAGCAGAAAATATGCTGCTGAGATTTTGTCAAAGCTGGCAGGAAAGAAGCAAAACTCGCTTCGTGTGGCTGGGATACCTGGTGCAATGGAATCAATATCATCTCTGCTCCAAACCAACCGAATCTCAGGCGGTGCAGCTGATGAGATTGGTGAAAGAAACATCATTTGTGACCATCCAAACTATGAGTTTTGGAAGTTCAATCATTTAGGACTCCTGATCTTGAAAAAGCTTGCTCGTGACCATGACATCTGTGGCAAGATTGGAAACACAAGGGGTCTCTTACCAAAAATCATTGATTTTACTCATGCTGAAGAGTGGTTGCTGAAGAATGACAATGCTGCAGCATCCCAGATTCTGACAGTGAAACGTTCCTTACAAGTAGTCAAGAGGCTGGTGAGCACAACGGGCACCACAGGGAAACTTCTAAGGAGAGAGATTTCTGAGGTAATATTCACAGTCAGCAACATCAGAGATATTCTAAGGTATGGAGAGAAACAACCAATGTTGCAACAACTTGGGATAGAAATCTTAACCAGTCTGGCATTGGAAGAAGATGCAACAGAAAGGATTGGCGGTACAGGTGGAGTTCTTAAAGGGTTGTTCAATATCTTCTTCAAAGAAGGATTGCCTCAGAACTATGAACAAGTGAGAACTGCAGCTGGTGAAGCTCTAGCAATGCTGGCATTGGAAAGCAAAAACAATTGTCATCGTATGTTAAAGTTGGAGGTACTAGAAAGGCTTGTTGGAGCTTTGGAAGTTCCCTTGCTGCGAGTTAATGCTGCTAGAATTTTGAGAAACTTGTGCACTTACAGTGGAGAAAATAGCTTCAAGCAGCTTAAGGGAGTCACTGCTGCAGCACCTACT GTGATTCAAGCAATCATGTCAGGAGAGAACAAACTACAGGAAGTAATGGTTGGCCTAGCAGCACATGTTTTCAAATTCATGGATTCCCAAGAATCAAGCCAAATGTTTAAGAGAGCTGGGATCACTGAAGCTGAATTGGCTTATGCTTTAGTCCAAATCCTGAAGAAGTACCAAAAACCCCATGTTAAAATTCCAAGAATAAGGAGGTTTGCCATTGAGTTGGCCATTTGGATGATGACAAACAAAGCATCAAATGTAAGAATCTTCAAGGATTTAGGGTTGGAGAAGGAGTTGGAGTGTGTCTTGGAGACCACTGCAGAGCTTGAGAGCTTTAATATGTTCTCAGGTACTGTTGGAATGAGCCGGCATAGCACAACTATTCATTCTTTGGTTGAGGCTGCATTGAATTTACTAATGGAGGATTAA
- the LOC133819290 gene encoding guanylate kinase 3, chloroplastic, whose amino-acid sequence MFRRVLCNSLQLHPQIQIQILRPKPFKPVSPIQNLKPISPFSETRRFSSQMSDARRPISVPIPDVEKADPTELLRALETSLGLGFSPYPLWPNPNPLIIVVSGPSGVGKDAVIKKLRETRQGLHFVVTATSRDMRPGEVHGKDYYFVSKDEFLGMVERDEFLEYALVYGDYKGIPKQQIREFMAKGYDIVLRVDIQGAETLRGIFGQSAVFVFVMAESEVKLVERLIGRKTETKEALLVRVATAREEIKHVKNFDYVVVNAEGKLDNAVKLMESIIDAEKAKVRQRNVVI is encoded by the coding sequence atgtTTCGCAGAGTTCTCTGCAATTCTCTCCAACTCCATCCCCAAATCCAAATCCAAATCCTTCGCCCAAAACCATTCAAACCCGTGTCTCCAATCCAAAACCTCAAACCCATTTCGCCATTTTCAGAAACTCGCCGGTTCTCCTCTCAAATGAGCGATGCCCGAAGACCCATTTCGGTTCCCATTCCGGATGTCGAGAAAGCCGACCCCACTGAGCTTTTACGTGCTTTGGAGACCTCGCTTGGGTTGGGTTTCAGTCCCTACCCATTATGGCCCAACCCAAACCCGCTCATCATCGTTGTGAGCGGACCTAGTGGTGTGGGCAAGGACGCAGTGATCAAGAAACTGAGGGAAACCCGCCAAGGTCTACACTTCGTGGTCACGGCGACAAGCCGAGATATGAGACCCGGTGAGGTTCATGGGAAAGATTACTACTTTGTGAGCAAAGATGAGTTTTTGGGTATGGTGGAAAGGGATGAGTTTTTGGAGTATGCTCTCGTCTATGGTGATTACAAGGGTATTCCTAAGCAGCAAATAAGAGAGTTCATGGCTAAAGGTTATGATATTGTGCTGAGAGTTGATATTCAGGGTGCTGAGACTTTGAGGGGGATTTTTGGGCAGTCTGCGGTTTTCGTGTTTGTGATGGCCGAGAGTGAAGTGAAGCTTGTGGAGAGGTTGATTGGTAGGAAGACTGAGACTAAAGAAGCGCTTCTTGTGAGAGTTGCTACGGCTAGGGAGGAGATCAAGCATGTTAAGAATTTTGATTATGTGGTTGTGAATGCTGAAGGGAAGTTGGATAATGCGGTTAAGTTGATGGAGTCCATTATTGATGCTGAGAAAGCTAAGGTCCGGCAGAGGAATGTTGTGATATGA